A part of Melittangium boletus DSM 14713 genomic DNA contains:
- a CDS encoding transposase produces MPDRQRYPTDLTDKQWALVEPFVRASHCGPQEVLHPRREVVNAILYIKRTGAQWRYMPHDLPDWRIVYHYFARWKVPVRSST; encoded by the coding sequence ATGCCCGATAGGCAGCGCTATCCCACGGACCTGACGGACAAACAATGGGCGCTGGTAGAACCCTTCGTCCGGGCCAGCCACTGTGGGCCCCAAGAGGTGCTACATCCACGGCGAGAAGTGGTCAACGCCATCCTGTACATCAAGCGCACGGGAGCGCAGTGGCGCTACATGCCGCACGACTTGCCGGACTGGCGGATTGTCTATCACTACTTCGCGCGCTGGAAGGTACCCGTCCGGAGTTCGACGTGA